A stretch of the Bacteroidota bacterium genome encodes the following:
- a CDS encoding nitrate reductase subunit alpha, which yields MSWIEDIISPQTRKWEEFYRNRWQYDKVVRSTHGVNCTGGCSWNIHVKDGIVVWETQALDYPLLEASLPPYEPRGCQRGISYSWYLYSPIRVKYPLMRGALLDLFQNEKRAVGGDPIKAWESLQSNPEKRKRYQRARGKGGFRRVRWEEAVELIAAANLYTIKKYGPDRVIGFSPIPAMSMLSYASGARYLQLLGGVNLSFYDWYCDLPTAYPEIWGEQTDVCESADWYNSKFCVSMGANLGMTRTPDIHFFSESKHNGTKTVVMSPDFSMVAKHADQWIPVHAGSDGAFWMAVTHVILKEFHADRQVPYFIDYVKRYTDCPFLVELEKQGDHYLPMKLVRANRLAKYKNTENGDWKFLNVDSKTGKPVMPKGSMGQRWDKGKIGNWNLKFEDGETNEEFDPTLTFLGKSDDVLQVEFTEFGLNKKSVRGVPVKYVETADGKRIPTVTVYDLTFGQYGVGRGLPGEYPKDYNDKNQAYTPAWQEIFTGIGQETVLQLAREWGSTAEITKGKCMVIVGAAICHWFHNNLMYRSAIMTQMLTGCNGVNGGGMNHYVGQEKLAPVDSWGTIMAAKDWQGANRLQQAPIWHYMNSDQWRYDGNQAEYNSIPAGSKLGNLHTADMVAMAVRNGWMPFYPQYDKNNLTIATDAAAVGAKTDDEIKNYVVEKLKSREIKYSCADPDNEVNFPRNWFIWRGNALMASAKGHEYMLDHYLGTHTNKIADEVAQDKVTEILWREAPKGKMDLIVDINFRMDTSALYSDIVLPTASWYEKADINSTDMHSFIHPLSAAVAPVWESKSDWQIFQLLAKTVSEMAKGYMPTPVKDVVNIPLSHDSVDEISQPKLLDWYKGECEPIPGKTMHKIAIVERDYTQIYNKYIALGPNLNTNTLGAHGVNFMADDVYKEMGEDKRHVQKVNGVEYPSLKEDVEAVNAVLRLSSLTNGKLTVRAYENMEKKIGMPIVQHGIGSKDVRIDYKDLQSQPRRYNNSPLWSGLMDNGRAYCAYTYNVDCWVPWRTLTGRQAFYLDHDMYIAFGEHLPTYKPSPTPKAYGDLRKTINDGKAKMFNVLTPHGKWHIHSTYGDTLRMLTLSRGMEPCWMSEEDAASIGVKDNDWVEVYNDHGVYCTRACVSARIPNGVCIVYHSPERTYTVPKSQERGGRRAGGHNSFTRIHLKPSLMAGGYGQFSYHFNYWGPVGVNRDTHVLVRRMEKVEF from the coding sequence ATGAGCTGGATCGAAGATATAATATCACCGCAAACCCGTAAATGGGAAGAGTTTTACCGTAATCGCTGGCAATATGATAAAGTTGTACGCAGTACACACGGTGTAAATTGTACAGGTGGATGTTCCTGGAATATCCACGTAAAAGATGGCATAGTAGTATGGGAAACGCAGGCACTGGATTACCCTTTGCTTGAAGCTTCTCTCCCACCCTATGAGCCGAGGGGGTGTCAAAGAGGTATATCCTATTCCTGGTACCTATACAGCCCTATCCGTGTTAAGTACCCGCTGATGCGTGGCGCTTTGCTTGACCTTTTTCAAAATGAAAAAAGAGCTGTAGGGGGCGACCCTATAAAGGCCTGGGAAAGTTTACAAAGCAATCCCGAAAAAAGAAAAAGATACCAACGCGCAAGAGGCAAAGGCGGATTCAGACGGGTAAGATGGGAAGAAGCCGTTGAACTTATCGCTGCTGCTAATTTATATACAATTAAAAAATATGGACCTGACCGAGTGATCGGATTTTCGCCGATTCCAGCAATGTCAATGTTGAGCTATGCTTCAGGAGCACGATACCTGCAATTGTTAGGCGGAGTTAACCTTAGTTTTTATGATTGGTACTGCGACTTGCCAACTGCTTATCCTGAAATCTGGGGAGAGCAAACAGATGTTTGCGAAAGTGCGGATTGGTACAACTCTAAATTCTGTGTGTCTATGGGTGCTAACCTTGGTATGACACGTACACCAGATATTCACTTTTTCTCTGAATCAAAACACAATGGAACTAAAACAGTGGTTATGTCGCCGGACTTTAGTATGGTGGCTAAGCATGCTGACCAGTGGATTCCGGTACATGCCGGCAGCGATGGCGCATTCTGGATGGCAGTTACTCATGTAATTCTTAAAGAATTCCATGCCGACAGGCAGGTGCCTTACTTTATTGATTATGTAAAGCGTTACACAGATTGTCCGTTCCTTGTTGAATTGGAAAAGCAGGGCGATCATTATCTTCCAATGAAACTGGTAAGAGCTAACCGACTTGCAAAATATAAAAATACAGAGAATGGTGATTGGAAATTTCTGAATGTTGATAGTAAAACCGGAAAGCCGGTCATGCCAAAAGGTTCAATGGGTCAACGCTGGGATAAAGGTAAAATAGGTAACTGGAACCTTAAATTCGAAGATGGGGAAACAAATGAAGAATTTGACCCAACATTAACTTTCCTTGGAAAAAGTGATGATGTGTTACAAGTTGAGTTTACTGAATTCGGTTTAAATAAAAAATCAGTACGCGGAGTTCCTGTTAAGTATGTGGAAACTGCTGATGGCAAAAGAATTCCGACTGTTACCGTTTACGACTTGACTTTTGGCCAATATGGCGTAGGTCGTGGATTGCCTGGAGAATACCCTAAAGATTATAACGACAAAAATCAGGCATACACTCCGGCATGGCAGGAAATATTTACCGGAATTGGCCAGGAAACAGTTCTTCAACTTGCACGCGAGTGGGGTAGCACCGCAGAAATTACAAAAGGAAAATGTATGGTGATTGTTGGTGCTGCAATTTGCCACTGGTTCCATAATAACCTGATGTATCGTTCTGCAATTATGACCCAAATGCTTACCGGCTGCAATGGTGTAAATGGGGGCGGGATGAATCACTATGTAGGCCAGGAAAAACTTGCACCGGTTGATTCATGGGGAACAATTATGGCAGCTAAAGACTGGCAAGGCGCCAATCGTTTGCAGCAGGCTCCTATATGGCACTACATGAATTCCGACCAATGGAGGTATGATGGTAACCAGGCTGAATACAACAGCATTCCTGCGGGAAGTAAATTGGGAAATTTGCACACAGCAGATATGGTTGCAATGGCGGTTCGCAATGGTTGGATGCCTTTTTATCCACAGTATGATAAAAATAATTTAACAATAGCTACGGATGCAGCAGCAGTTGGAGCCAAGACGGATGATGAGATTAAAAATTATGTAGTTGAAAAACTGAAATCAAGGGAAATAAAGTATTCCTGTGCTGACCCGGACAACGAAGTGAATTTTCCTCGTAACTGGTTTATCTGGAGAGGAAATGCGTTAATGGCCAGCGCAAAAGGACATGAGTATATGCTGGACCACTATTTAGGTACGCACACAAATAAAATTGCGGATGAAGTTGCTCAGGATAAAGTAACAGAAATATTATGGAGGGAAGCACCAAAGGGAAAAATGGATCTGATTGTGGATATCAATTTCCGAATGGATACTTCTGCACTATATTCTGACATAGTTCTTCCAACAGCATCGTGGTACGAGAAGGCAGATATCAATTCTACTGATATGCATTCCTTCATTCACCCGTTATCAGCCGCAGTTGCACCGGTGTGGGAGTCGAAAAGCGACTGGCAGATATTTCAATTGCTTGCAAAAACAGTAAGTGAAATGGCAAAAGGTTATATGCCAACTCCTGTAAAAGATGTTGTGAACATACCGTTGTCACATGATAGTGTGGATGAGATTTCACAACCAAAATTACTGGATTGGTATAAAGGGGAGTGTGAGCCTATTCCTGGAAAAACAATGCACAAAATTGCAATTGTTGAAAGAGATTATACTCAGATTTATAACAAATATATTGCTTTAGGTCCGAATCTGAATACCAATACATTGGGAGCTCATGGTGTAAACTTTATGGCGGATGATGTATACAAGGAAATGGGAGAGGACAAGCGTCATGTGCAAAAAGTTAATGGTGTTGAATATCCTTCTTTGAAGGAAGATGTTGAAGCAGTGAATGCAGTATTGAGGCTTTCTTCTTTAACAAATGGAAAGTTGACGGTTCGTGCTTATGAGAACATGGAGAAAAAAATAGGCATGCCAATCGTTCAACATGGTATCGGAAGCAAAGATGTTCGTATCGATTATAAGGATTTACAATCGCAGCCAAGACGTTACAATAACTCACCGCTTTGGTCAGGGTTAATGGACAATGGAAGAGCATATTGTGCATACACTTATAATGTGGATTGCTGGGTTCCATGGAGAACACTAACCGGACGTCAGGCATTTTATCTTGATCACGATATGTATATTGCGTTTGGAGAACACCTTCCAACTTATAAACCATCCCCAACACCAAAAGCGTATGGTGATTTAAGAAAGACAATTAATGATGGGAAAGCAAAAATGTTTAATGTGTTAACACCTCACGGTAAATGGCACATTCACTCAACTTACGGGGATACATTGCGTATGTTAACTCTATCCCGTGGTATGGAACCTTGTTGGATGAGTGAAGAAGATGCAGCATCAATTGGAGTAAAAGATAACGATTGGGTTGAAGTTTATAACGACCATGGTGTTTATTGTACCCGGGCTTGTGTAAGTGCTCGTATTCCGAACGGTGTTTGTATTGTTTATCACTCACCCGAAAGGACATATACTGTTCCAAAATCGCAAGAACGTGGCGGGAGAAGAGCCGGAGGGCACAATAGCTTTACCCGCATTCACTTAAAACCAAGTTTAATGGCTGGTGGTTATGGACAGTTTTCTTACCACTTCAATTACTGGGGACCGGTAGGAGTAAACCGTGACACACATGTTTTAGTAAGAAGAATGGAGAAAGTAGAATTTTAA
- a CDS encoding c-type cytochrome, whose product MEKIKKYLASISLCFMLFTDGVSAQNGEAIFKQNCGVCHKVGGGRMVGPDLMGVTTKRSEEWLLKWTKSSQEFIKSGDADAKAIFDEFGGIVMPDQAHLPDADIKSIYAFIAGRSTPEPASASADTTKKEALPDASANATPEQIETGKNIFIGSYALANGGPACISCHNVNYNGVMPGGLLAKDLTASYSRLGGDAGLQGILGAPPFPAMTQSYKEKPLTETEIAALIAFLNKIDKDKPNQLVSTTNPLLYGGVLGLGGILIMIFILWYSRKRFTVKKDIYNRQIKSI is encoded by the coding sequence ATGGAAAAAATAAAAAAATATTTAGCTTCAATATCTCTGTGCTTCATGCTTTTTACCGACGGGGTGAGTGCTCAAAACGGAGAAGCGATATTCAAACAAAACTGCGGAGTTTGTCACAAAGTGGGAGGGGGACGAATGGTAGGGCCTGATCTTATGGGTGTGACGACCAAACGCTCTGAGGAGTGGCTATTGAAATGGACAAAATCCTCACAAGAATTTATCAAGAGCGGAGATGCCGATGCAAAGGCAATTTTTGATGAGTTTGGCGGGATTGTGATGCCCGATCAGGCTCATCTTCCTGATGCTGATATCAAGTCAATTTATGCGTTTATCGCTGGCAGGAGCACTCCGGAACCGGCAAGTGCATCCGCCGACACCACTAAAAAGGAAGCACTCCCTGATGCATCAGCTAATGCCACCCCGGAACAAATTGAAACAGGTAAGAATATTTTCATTGGAAGTTATGCGCTCGCAAATGGCGGTCCTGCTTGTATCTCCTGTCACAATGTTAATTACAACGGTGTTATGCCTGGCGGCTTGCTTGCAAAGGATTTAACTGCTTCGTATAGCCGCTTAGGCGGAGATGCCGGATTGCAAGGAATTTTAGGAGCACCCCCTTTTCCGGCAATGACGCAATCCTATAAAGAAAAGCCGTTGACGGAAACGGAAATTGCGGCTCTTATAGCATTCCTTAATAAAATTGATAAAGATAAACCGAATCAGCTGGTAAGCACCACAAATCCATTATTGTACGGAGGTGTTTTGGGGTTAGGGGGAATCCTCATTATGATTTTCATTCTATGGTATAGCAGAAAAAGATTCACTGTAAAAAAAGACATTTATAACAGGCAGATCAAATCAATCTAA
- a CDS encoding Crp/Fnr family transcriptional regulator gives MKLDCTNCSPEECYINKYCNSQSIGIMAQAKSVIRYKKNQYIFREGNPVQGMYIIYSGKVKVLSTGFNDKAQIIRIARPGYLLGHRGFGDKFYQISAVAIEDSTICFIEAGIFTKLLKSDPELTYQLMLFYANELRLAESRMKNLAQMTVMEKSAESLLLLIQIFGVRKGNDVVLNTVLTRKDMAELAGLSPEQLTRCFSELREEKIIRIDGKTITILQPQILFKLISPYYTVQNLKEGQSSDVFSL, from the coding sequence ATGAAACTCGATTGCACGAATTGTTCCCCTGAAGAATGCTATATTAATAAATACTGTAACAGTCAGTCGATCGGAATAATGGCGCAAGCAAAAAGTGTTATTCGGTATAAAAAGAATCAATATATCTTTCGTGAAGGGAATCCGGTGCAAGGCATGTACATCATATATTCCGGGAAAGTAAAAGTGCTCAGTACCGGCTTTAATGATAAGGCTCAGATAATACGTATCGCAAGACCGGGATACCTGTTAGGGCATAGGGGATTTGGCGATAAGTTTTATCAGATATCGGCCGTGGCGATTGAGGATTCTACTATTTGTTTTATTGAAGCAGGCATTTTCACTAAGCTTCTTAAAAGCGACCCGGAGTTAACCTATCAGCTGATGCTCTTCTACGCCAACGAACTGCGGTTGGCTGAGTCAAGAATGAAAAACCTTGCTCAAATGACAGTGATGGAAAAATCAGCGGAATCTCTTTTGCTTTTGATCCAGATCTTTGGGGTAAGAAAGGGAAACGATGTTGTTCTGAATACTGTTTTAACCCGAAAAGACATGGCCGAGTTGGCCGGGTTGAGTCCCGAACAATTAACAAGATGCTTCTCGGAGCTCAGGGAGGAAAAGATAATTCGCATAGACGGGAAAACAATAACGATTCTGCAACCGCAAATTTTGTTCAAACTTATTTCACCATATTATACAGTACAAAATTTAAAAGAAGGTCAGTCTTCCGATGTCTTTTCTCTTTAG
- a CDS encoding MFS transporter: protein MANFKTFLKAGHPPTLFSAFIYFDFCFAIWVLNGAMAPFISEEFHLTPAQKGFMISVPILAGAIMRFPLGVLSQYIGRKWAAMVEMSLIFMALVYGYFMVDTYSEVINMGILLGIAGASFGVALSLGSGWFPPKYKGLAMGIAGAGNSGTVLAMLFAPPLAVKYGWQAVYGFGAAFMLLPMVVMLIFAKEPPDREKQSLKEHLACLFERDGWTFNLIYIITFGGFIGLSNFLPTYYYDQFHVSKVEAGQLTMLAALMGSAIRVVGGWASDRWGGINTLTAIFGFVILTMVLASFQPSIGISTALFMFCFAALGAGNGALFQLVPLRWPLTTAVAGSMIGEIGALGGSFIPNAMGISKQSTGTFAWGFIAFAVLGVVAFVILRIAQKKWTKTWVDKGGKARIRKEEIEFEIHTHIAEEGVEIIKPTYAKGEFAYRTIIYPVGNSELADKAREQAAYLAKSTGSKLLLLYVNEKFHSTGLLASDSPEWSKIREAWIDEGKELLINEAKKLKKLNVSNIEAVFGQGDVASEIITIAKERSAELIILASHIASPLGKLLMGSRTYSVFKEAPCPVLRIVR from the coding sequence ATGGCAAACTTTAAAACATTTCTAAAAGCAGGTCACCCTCCCACTTTGTTTTCTGCCTTCATTTATTTTGATTTTTGTTTTGCAATATGGGTGCTTAACGGAGCGATGGCTCCATTTATCAGCGAGGAGTTCCATTTAACTCCGGCTCAAAAAGGATTTATGATCTCTGTTCCCATACTTGCAGGAGCGATCATGAGATTTCCTTTAGGTGTGTTGTCGCAATATATAGGAAGAAAATGGGCGGCTATGGTTGAGATGTCTTTAATATTCATGGCGCTCGTTTATGGCTATTTTATGGTTGATACCTATTCCGAGGTCATTAATATGGGAATTCTGTTAGGTATCGCCGGGGCAAGTTTTGGTGTTGCGCTTTCGTTAGGGTCCGGATGGTTTCCCCCCAAATATAAGGGATTAGCAATGGGGATAGCCGGAGCCGGAAATAGCGGTACCGTATTGGCAATGCTTTTTGCTCCGCCATTAGCCGTTAAATATGGATGGCAGGCTGTGTATGGTTTTGGCGCCGCATTTATGCTGCTTCCAATGGTAGTGATGTTAATTTTTGCAAAAGAACCTCCGGATAGAGAAAAGCAATCATTGAAAGAACATTTAGCTTGCCTGTTTGAACGCGATGGATGGACATTTAATTTGATATACATCATCACATTCGGTGGTTTTATTGGGTTGTCAAATTTTTTACCAACATATTACTACGATCAGTTTCATGTATCAAAAGTAGAAGCGGGCCAACTAACCATGCTGGCCGCTTTAATGGGAAGCGCAATAAGAGTTGTGGGAGGGTGGGCGTCTGACAGATGGGGAGGCATTAATACACTTACCGCAATATTTGGGTTTGTTATTTTAACAATGGTGTTGGCAAGTTTCCAGCCTTCTATCGGAATATCAACCGCTTTATTCATGTTTTGTTTTGCCGCGTTGGGCGCCGGTAATGGCGCCTTGTTCCAATTAGTTCCGTTACGCTGGCCATTAACCACGGCTGTTGCGGGAAGTATGATCGGGGAGATCGGCGCGTTAGGAGGCAGCTTCATTCCCAACGCCATGGGGATATCAAAACAAAGCACCGGTACTTTTGCCTGGGGTTTCATCGCCTTCGCTGTTTTAGGTGTAGTTGCGTTCGTCATACTGAGGATTGCGCAAAAAAAATGGACAAAAACCTGGGTTGACAAAGGCGGCAAAGCCCGTATACGAAAAGAAGAAATTGAGTTTGAAATTCACACTCACATAGCGGAAGAAGGCGTTGAAATAATAAAACCAACTTATGCTAAAGGGGAATTTGCATACAGAACAATTATATACCCGGTAGGCAATTCGGAGCTGGCTGATAAGGCACGGGAACAAGCGGCATACTTAGCTAAATCGACCGGTTCTAAATTGCTACTATTATATGTAAATGAAAAATTTCACAGTACAGGATTGCTTGCATCGGACTCGCCGGAATGGTCGAAGATCAGGGAAGCATGGATCGATGAAGGGAAGGAATTACTTATTAACGAAGCAAAAAAATTAAAAAAATTGAATGTAAGCAATATTGAAGCCGTATTTGGCCAGGGAGATGTGGCATCCGAAATAATTACCATAGCGAAAGAAAGAAGTGCGGAACTTATTATTCTTGCCAGTCATATTGCATCTCCTTTAGGAAAACTATTGATGGGAAGCCGAACATATAGCGTATTTAAAGAAGCGCCTTGTCCTGTATTAAGAATTGTACGATAA
- a CDS encoding NarK/NasA family nitrate transporter: MATWLEKWTPEDNSFWEAQGSKIAWRTLTVTTFALILSFATWFMMSAIVTKLPGIGFKFDKDQLFWLAAMPGLAAGLLRIVHTFLLPIFGSRHVITISTIIKLIPAVGLGLAVMDPATPFWVFMIIAFTAGFGGGDFSSYMPSTSLYFPKRLQGTALGIQAGIGNFGVSVAQFMTPAMLGIATYGAAQVFTKVNPKTKEIVGTSEIFLQSAAFWYVPLLIILAIASWFLIKSIPVKASFKEQLDIFSDKHTWFCTITYVMTFGGFSGLAAIFPLMIKTVYGDFANAPDPLKYAFLGPLIGAGSRVLFGFIADKVGGAVLTTLTGIALIAGCVAMVQMGLLTPTSVEQFPTFLYLMLFLFFITGMGNAATFRQYPIIFGHNPRQAAGVIGFSAAIAAFGPFIFATSVSSIIKSTGNANGFFYAIAAFFVLATIINWWYYNRKGCERPS; the protein is encoded by the coding sequence ATGGCAACATGGCTAGAAAAATGGACACCTGAAGACAATAGTTTTTGGGAAGCACAAGGCAGTAAGATCGCCTGGCGAACACTTACAGTAACAACATTTGCTCTGATACTTTCATTTGCCACCTGGTTTATGATGAGCGCCATAGTAACAAAACTTCCCGGCATTGGTTTTAAATTTGATAAGGATCAATTATTCTGGCTGGCTGCTATGCCTGGATTAGCGGCAGGCTTATTGCGGATAGTGCATACGTTTTTGCTCCCGATCTTCGGATCGCGACACGTAATTACAATCTCAACGATCATTAAACTAATTCCTGCTGTTGGACTGGGCTTGGCGGTTATGGATCCCGCAACTCCTTTTTGGGTATTTATGATCATTGCGTTTACGGCCGGCTTCGGCGGCGGGGATTTTTCTTCGTACATGCCAAGCACTAGTTTATACTTTCCGAAAAGATTACAGGGAACAGCCTTAGGTATCCAGGCCGGAATTGGAAATTTTGGGGTTAGCGTTGCTCAATTTATGACTCCTGCAATGCTTGGCATTGCAACATATGGCGCGGCACAAGTATTCACTAAAGTAAATCCTAAAACAAAAGAAATAGTTGGCACCTCAGAAATATTTCTTCAAAGTGCGGCATTCTGGTACGTTCCCTTATTGATTATTTTGGCAATCGCGTCATGGTTTTTAATTAAAAGTATCCCGGTAAAAGCCTCATTTAAAGAACAGCTTGATATTTTTTCGGACAAACATACCTGGTTTTGTACAATAACATACGTGATGACCTTCGGCGGTTTTTCGGGATTAGCCGCTATTTTTCCGTTGATGATTAAAACAGTTTACGGCGATTTTGCTAATGCTCCGGATCCTTTAAAATATGCGTTTCTTGGACCATTGATCGGCGCCGGCAGCCGGGTTTTATTTGGATTTATTGCCGATAAAGTAGGTGGAGCCGTATTAACAACATTAACGGGTATAGCATTGATCGCAGGTTGCGTTGCTATGGTTCAAATGGGATTGCTGACACCAACATCCGTTGAACAATTTCCAACCTTTCTGTATTTAATGCTTTTCTTGTTCTTCATTACCGGCATGGGCAATGCGGCTACTTTCCGTCAATACCCCATCATTTTTGGCCACAACCCACGCCAGGCCGCCGGTGTAATTGGCTTTTCGGCTGCCATAGCCGCATTTGGCCCTTTTATTTTCGCAACTTCTGTTAGCAGTATAATAAAAAGTACAGGGAATGCAAATGGATTTTTTTATGCAATAGCGGCATTTTTTGTACTGGCAACTATAATTAACTGGTGGTATTACAATAGAAAAGGATGTGAAAGGCCAAGCTGA